A genomic region of Pongo pygmaeus isolate AG05252 chromosome 7, NHGRI_mPonPyg2-v2.0_pri, whole genome shotgun sequence contains the following coding sequences:
- the CA2 gene encoding carbonic anhydrase 2 — MSHHWGYGKHNGPEHWHKDFPIAKGERQSPVDIDTHTAKYDPSLKPLSVCYDQATSLRILNNGHSFNVEFDDSQDKAVLKGGPLDGTYRLIQFHFHWGSLDGQGSEHTVDKKKYAAELHLVHWNTKYGDFGKAVQQPDGLAVLGIFLKVGSAKPGLQKVVDVLDSIKTKGKCADFTNFDPRGLLPESLDYWTYPGSLTTPPLLECVTWIVLKEPISVSSEQMLKFRKLNFNGEGEPEELMVDNWRPAQPLKKRQIKASFK; from the exons ATGTCCCATCACTGGGGGTACGGCAAACACAACG GACCTGAGCACTGGCATAAGGACTTCCCCATTGCCAAGGGAGAGCGCCAGTCCCCTGTTGACATCGACACTCATACAGCCAAGTATGACCCTTCCCTGAAGCCCCTGTCTGTTTGCTATGATCAAGCAACTTCCCTGAGGATCCTGAACAATGGTCATTCTTTCAATGTGGAGTTTGATGACTCTCAGGACAAAGCAG tgctCAAGGGAGGACCCTTGGATGGCACTTACAGATTGATTCAGTTTCACTTTCACTGGGGTTCGCTTGATGGACAAGGTTCAGAGCATACTGTGGATAAAAAGAAATATGCTGCAGAG CTTCACTTGGTTCACTGGAACACCAAATATGGGGATTTTGGGAAAGCTGTGCAGCAACCTGATGGACTGGCCGTTCTAGGTATTTTTTTGAAG gtTGGCAGCGCTAAACCGGGCCTTCAGAAAGTTGTTGATGTGCTGGATTCCATTAAAACAAAG GGCAAGTGTGCTGACTTCACTAACTTCGATCCTCGTGGCCTCCTTCCTGAATCCTTGGATTACTGGACCTACCCAGGCTCACTGACCACCCCTCCTCTTCTGGAATGTGTGACCTGGATTGTGCTCAAGGAACCCATCAGCGTCAGCAGCGAGCAG ATGTTGAAATTCCGTAAACTTAACTTCAATGGGGAGGGCGAACCCGAAGAACTGATGGTGGACAACTGGCGCCCAGCTCAGCCACTGAAGAAGAGGCAAATCAAAGCTTCCTTCAAATAA